The following proteins are encoded in a genomic region of Arcobacter suis CECT 7833:
- a CDS encoding ribonuclease HI — protein sequence MKIDNNFIQLISHKETLNKEQFKILGLDYSSEENWKNQALDKEVSKNDMNLLMLLKGDLSLKAQEQIIKNYHMVLEFNNIKPKSVYEIPKVQTEKKVEINEDEEHIRIYCDGACSGNPGNAGSGLAIYSNKKNPVLLYGAYEEEGTNNIAELNALHQALVIAKQTSSDNIISIFSDSKYAIDCITTWAYSWKKNGWSKKGGEIKNLELIKESHNLFLQLKDKIEINHVKGHAGVEGNELADRMAVYTIKAKNKNFEFYSYNKIEEVLSMKSY from the coding sequence ATGAAAATAGACAATAATTTTATCCAATTAATTTCCCATAAAGAGACTTTAAACAAAGAACAATTTAAAATTTTAGGTTTAGATTATTCAAGTGAAGAAAACTGGAAAAATCAAGCTTTAGATAAAGAAGTTTCAAAAAATGATATGAACTTACTTATGCTTTTAAAAGGTGATTTATCACTAAAAGCACAGGAACAAATTATAAAAAACTATCATATGGTTTTAGAATTTAACAACATAAAACCAAAATCAGTTTATGAAATACCAAAAGTCCAAACTGAAAAAAAAGTTGAAATAAACGAAGATGAAGAACATATACGAATCTATTGTGATGGAGCATGTTCAGGAAATCCTGGAAACGCTGGAAGTGGATTAGCAATTTATTCAAATAAAAAAAATCCTGTTTTACTTTATGGTGCTTACGAAGAAGAAGGAACAAATAATATCGCTGAATTAAATGCACTTCATCAAGCTTTAGTAATTGCAAAACAAACAAGCAGTGATAATATTATCTCTATTTTTTCAGATTCAAAATATGCAATTGATTGTATTACAACTTGGGCATATTCATGGAAAAAAAATGGTTGGAGTAAAAAAGGCGGAGAAATAAAAAATCTTGAACTAATAAAAGAGTCTCATAATTTATTTTTACAATTAAAAGATAAAATTGAAATAAATCATGTAAAAGGTCATGCAGGAGTTGAAGGAAATGAACTAGCAGATAGAATGGCAGTTTATACAATAAAAGCAAAAAATAAAAATTTTGAATTTTATTCTTACAATAAAATAGAAGAAGTTTTAAGTATGAAATCTTATTAA
- a CDS encoding methyl-accepting chemotaxis protein, with protein MLSKLSIKQKLILIMLIPLFVVILLAAKLAVDSFSTSRNLQSLDKVVVLSVKIGDLVHETQKERGMTAGFLGSNGEKFKIELPAQRLIVDEKFKELNSFLTTFNKDIYSLEFSENLNNGLKKLQDLSTTRNGVNSLSINASVAIAYYTDANSLLLNVIGTITKLSNSSKVSQELVSYMNFLLSKERAGIERAVGTNTFAKNSFGEGMKAKFYTLVAEQNAYMDSFLKVSDLEIVDFYKKTFQGESINEVEKMRKVALYSNLDSNFSIDANHWFKQITDKINILKKIEEHISQNLINTIDKEMTNASQNMIIFGFLSAFGVALTMILARTIAFTILIDVDSVKRGVENFFAFINFEKDDIELIKVNSNDELGMMSRIINKNIEDTKANIQKDRALIADTIRVTNQINKGYLDSKIELGSNNPSLNELKNIINEMLGTLNNNISNILKVLTSYSKLDFRPKLAENNLEGIIKELEKDVNILGEVITQTLMENKKIGVLLSKNANILTQNMQGIAKAANSQAASLEETAASLEEITSNITNNTQTTAKMAGFGNKVKESISLGQDLANKTVLSMEDINSQTTAISEAITIIDQIAFQTNILSLNAAVEAATAGEAGKGFAVVAGEVRTLASRSAEAAKQIKDLVENAQKKTKEGKDIASNMIKGYAELNENITVTLDLIQNVTTASREQSTGMIQINDAVNNLDKITQINAQNASEANEIAEQTLEISNTIIDQADAKEFNGKDSIRV; from the coding sequence ATGCTTTCAAAATTATCAATTAAACAAAAATTGATTTTGATAATGTTGATACCCCTTTTTGTTGTTATTTTATTAGCAGCAAAACTGGCGGTAGATTCATTTAGTACTTCAAGAAATTTACAATCATTAGATAAGGTTGTTGTTCTTTCTGTAAAAATTGGAGATTTAGTTCACGAAACACAAAAAGAAAGAGGTATGACCGCTGGATTTTTAGGGAGTAATGGAGAAAAATTCAAAATAGAACTTCCTGCTCAAAGATTAATAGTTGATGAAAAATTTAAAGAATTAAATAGCTTTTTAACTACATTTAATAAAGATATTTATAGTTTAGAGTTTTCGGAAAACTTAAATAACGGTCTTAAAAAACTTCAAGATTTAAGCACTACAAGAAATGGTGTTAATAGTTTATCTATAAATGCTAGTGTTGCAATTGCCTATTATACAGATGCCAATTCATTATTATTAAATGTAATTGGAACAATCACAAAATTATCAAATAGTTCAAAAGTATCTCAAGAATTAGTATCTTATATGAACTTTTTATTGTCAAAAGAGAGAGCTGGAATCGAAAGAGCAGTTGGAACTAATACTTTTGCTAAAAATAGTTTTGGTGAAGGAATGAAAGCTAAATTTTATACTTTAGTTGCTGAACAAAATGCATATATGGATTCATTTTTAAAAGTAAGTGATTTAGAAATAGTTGATTTTTATAAAAAAACTTTTCAAGGTGAATCAATAAATGAAGTTGAAAAAATGAGAAAAGTTGCTTTATATAGTAATCTTGATTCGAATTTTAGTATTGATGCTAATCATTGGTTCAAACAAATTACTGATAAAATTAATATTCTAAAGAAAATTGAAGAACATATTTCACAAAATTTGATAAATACTATTGATAAAGAGATGACAAATGCTAGTCAAAATATGATTATATTTGGATTTTTAAGTGCATTTGGTGTTGCTTTAACTATGATTTTAGCAAGAACTATTGCATTTACAATTTTAATTGATGTTGATTCTGTAAAAAGAGGTGTTGAAAACTTTTTTGCATTTATTAATTTTGAAAAAGATGATATTGAACTTATCAAAGTTAACTCAAATGATGAATTAGGAATGATGTCAAGAATTATCAATAAAAATATTGAAGATACAAAAGCAAATATCCAAAAAGATAGAGCTTTAATAGCTGATACAATTAGAGTTACGAACCAAATAAATAAAGGTTATTTAGATTCAAAAATTGAGTTAGGTTCAAACAATCCTTCTTTAAATGAACTAAAAAATATTATAAATGAAATGTTAGGAACTTTAAACAATAATATTTCAAACATCTTAAAAGTTTTAACTTCATATTCAAAATTAGATTTTAGACCTAAATTAGCAGAAAACAATTTAGAAGGTATTATAAAAGAACTTGAAAAAGATGTAAATATTTTAGGTGAAGTTATAACACAAACTTTAATGGAAAACAAAAAAATTGGAGTGTTATTAAGTAAAAATGCAAATATTTTAACTCAAAATATGCAAGGAATTGCAAAAGCTGCAAATTCTCAAGCTGCTTCACTTGAAGAAACAGCGGCATCTTTAGAAGAAATTACATCAAATATTACAAATAATACTCAAACAACTGCAAAAATGGCAGGTTTTGGAAATAAAGTAAAAGAATCAATCTCTTTAGGTCAAGATTTAGCAAATAAAACTGTTCTTTCAATGGAAGATATAAATTCTCAAACAACAGCTATTAGTGAAGCAATTACAATAATTGATCAAATCGCTTTTCAAACAAATATTCTTTCACTTAATGCAGCCGTTGAAGCAGCAACAGCAGGAGAAGCTGGAAAAGGTTTTGCAGTAGTTGCAGGAGAAGTAAGAACACTTGCAAGTAGAAGTGCAGAAGCGGCTAAACAAATAAAAGATTTAGTTGAAAATGCCCAAAAGAAAACTAAAGAAGGAAAAGATATAGCTTCTAATATGATAAAAGGTTACGCAGAGTTAAATGAAAATATTACTGTAACTTTAGATTTAATTCAAAATGTTACAACAGCAAGTAGAGAACAATCAACAGGTATGATTCAAATAAACGATGCTGTTAATAATTTGGATAAAATCACTCAAATAAATGCACAAAATGCCTCTGAAGCAAATGAAATTGCAGAACAAACACTTGAAATATCAAATACAATTATTGATCAAGCAGATGCAAAAGAGTTTAATGGAAAAGATTCAATTAGAGTTTAA
- a CDS encoding transcriptional antiterminator Rof, whose protein sequence is MYTPISCEFFDQLNVAMQRKIPSTIVYLEDDEKKTLKGLIETMSVINGIEYVIFNSKEQIRLDTVLTFNGRRYKEE, encoded by the coding sequence ATGTATACACCAATCTCATGCGAATTTTTTGACCAATTAAATGTGGCAATGCAAAGAAAAATCCCCTCAACTATTGTTTATTTAGAAGATGACGAAAAAAAAACTCTAAAAGGTTTAATTGAAACTATGAGTGTAATTAACGGAATTGAATATGTGATTTTTAACTCAAAAGAGCAAATAAGACTAGATACTGTTTTAACTTTTAATGGAAGAAGATATAAAGAAGAGTAA
- a CDS encoding phosphate/phosphite/phosphonate ABC transporter substrate-binding protein — MKKTIMLGAVAYDAKVVPIWDIIRDYYNDNNLRLDYVLFSNYEAQVEALNKGMIDVAWNTNVAWVRMLHLTQNKAKALLMRDTDIDFKSIFIAKTNKNINSISDLKGKRFGLGSKDSAQAAILPYEFLKQEGLNPLKDLKLVRFNSDLGKHGDTGKSEFDILDAILKDEIDAGAIGSTTWIRIIEEGLFPEGEITAFYASAGYCHCNFTVMPNADEKMCENFTNMMLSQDPNNPIIKKMMIMEGLNKWVKVTNKELEGYEVLAKAMKDQNLLENSI; from the coding sequence ATGAAAAAAACTATTATGTTAGGTGCAGTTGCATATGATGCGAAAGTTGTACCTATTTGGGATATTATAAGAGATTATTACAACGACAACAATCTAAGATTGGACTATGTTCTTTTTTCAAACTATGAAGCTCAAGTAGAAGCTTTAAATAAAGGTATGATTGATGTTGCTTGGAATACAAATGTTGCTTGGGTTAGAATGCTTCATTTAACACAAAATAAAGCGAAAGCTTTGTTAATGAGAGATACAGATATTGATTTTAAATCAATATTTATAGCAAAAACAAATAAAAATATAAATTCAATTAGTGATTTAAAAGGTAAAAGATTTGGTTTAGGAAGTAAAGATTCTGCCCAAGCCGCAATTTTACCTTATGAATTTTTAAAACAAGAAGGATTAAATCCGTTAAAAGATTTAAAACTTGTAAGATTTAATTCTGATTTGGGTAAACATGGAGATACTGGAAAAAGTGAATTTGATATTTTAGATGCTATCTTAAAAGATGAAATTGACGCAGGAGCAATTGGAAGTACTACGTGGATTAGAATAATTGAAGAAGGATTATTTCCAGAAGGTGAAATTACAGCTTTTTATGCAAGTGCTGGATATTGCCATTGTAACTTTACTGTTATGCCAAATGCAGATGAAAAAATGTGTGAAAATTTTACAAACATGATGTTATCACAAGACCCAAATAATCCTATTATCAAGAAAATGATGATTATGGAAGGTCTTAATAAATGGGTAAAAGTTACAAATAAAGAGTTAGAAGGTTATGAAGTTCTAGCAAAAGCTATGAAAGATCAAAATTTATTAGAAAACTCTATTTAA
- a CDS encoding acyl-CoA dehydrogenase family protein produces MKNIYENTFSFAKEKIECNSLDADLNAQFPEKSFNALKENGYMGLVVPIEYGGKGLTILEHTQTILALAQSCATTALCYMMHNVATMCIVSHGSKELKDKLLPKIAKGEITLALAYSETGTGTHFYQPEITFSQKDEKFVLNGKKSFVTSAGFVDYYLVLSQTINKDGLNNWLISKNSQGLEFHNQAWDGLGMRGNASMPMNLNNVVVNESDRVGVEGSGAEQVFTVVAPFFVIGLAAVYSGVALNACEIIKNHSMGRKYTNSGSLSEIPTVQNDLATIYIKAQSAKHFTLAGANAGLNMQEDALAQIISARINASIAAIEVCTLAMKIGGGTAYAKRLPIERLLRDSFASQVMAPGIDVLSIWLGKALTGQQIP; encoded by the coding sequence ATGAAAAATATATATGAAAATACATTTTCTTTTGCTAAAGAAAAAATTGAATGTAATAGTTTGGATGCTGATTTAAATGCACAATTTCCTGAAAAAAGTTTTAATGCATTAAAAGAAAATGGTTATATGGGATTAGTAGTTCCAATTGAATATGGAGGAAAAGGTTTAACTATACTTGAACATACACAAACTATATTAGCCCTTGCTCAAAGTTGTGCTACAACAGCATTATGTTATATGATGCATAATGTAGCAACTATGTGTATAGTAAGCCATGGTTCAAAAGAGTTAAAAGACAAATTATTACCAAAAATTGCAAAGGGAGAAATAACTCTTGCTTTAGCTTATAGTGAAACAGGAACAGGAACTCACTTTTATCAACCTGAAATTACTTTTTCACAAAAAGATGAAAAGTTTGTATTAAACGGTAAAAAAAGTTTTGTAACTTCTGCTGGTTTTGTGGATTATTATTTAGTTTTATCTCAAACAATCAACAAAGATGGATTAAACAACTGGTTAATTTCAAAAAATTCTCAAGGATTAGAATTTCACAATCAAGCATGGGATGGATTAGGGATGAGAGGAAATGCTTCTATGCCTATGAATTTAAATAATGTAGTTGTAAATGAAAGTGATAGAGTGGGAGTTGAAGGAAGTGGAGCAGAACAAGTATTTACAGTTGTTGCTCCATTTTTTGTAATTGGACTTGCAGCTGTTTACAGTGGAGTTGCTCTTAATGCTTGTGAAATTATAAAAAATCACTCTATGGGAAGAAAATATACTAATAGTGGAAGTTTAAGTGAAATTCCAACGGTACAAAATGATTTAGCAACAATTTATATCAAAGCTCAAAGTGCAAAACATTTTACTCTAGCAGGTGCAAATGCGGGGTTAAATATGCAAGAAGATGCTTTAGCACAAATTATTTCTGCAAGAATAAATGCCTCAATAGCAGCTATTGAAGTTTGTACTTTAGCAATGAAAATTGGTGGAGGAACTGCTTATGCAAAACGATTACCAATTGAAAGATTATTAAGAGATTCTTTTGCTTCACAAGTTATGGCTCCAGGTATTGATGTTTTATCAATTTGGTTAGGAAAAGCTTTAACTGGTCAACAAATTCCATAA
- a CDS encoding DUF455 domain-containing protein: MQNTNLHSNSLFIGNLPIGKALFLKLENALLFVKENEILELISTNEKIEFELQSWCNLKGYKLLEKLVLKNQFSYKILNCKKSAYNKEANFGFTMDGINTNNPKVSNWNFEENSIETKAPINHGLMGRDTVIENGTIQYNFSLNHKEQLWAQPVAKLYEDAKNSQWNATSDILWNEIPTFEPKFEQAICQIMTYLIENEFSALYIPGKFISQMNPYYMEIPLFLGSLMNDEARHIEVFTKRVNANSGGIQYSSNVTQRSLYSLFMEQDYVKSSFLLHVMGEGTFIDLLKFLENYMPDNATKKILKYVRQDETRHVAYGMAHLKSVLEQNPKKINMLKDTAFKRKEFMDELNGESTLLLEALATLAGGDCSISSYKKGYDAVVDLKSRMDKNRVKRLIEIGIDEDLAIDISKVHTPNFM; the protein is encoded by the coding sequence ATGCAAAATACAAATCTTCACTCTAACTCTTTATTTATTGGTAATTTACCAATAGGCAAAGCTCTATTTCTGAAACTTGAAAATGCCTTATTATTTGTAAAAGAGAATGAAATTCTTGAACTTATTTCAACAAATGAGAAGATTGAATTTGAACTACAAAGCTGGTGTAATCTAAAAGGATATAAACTTTTAGAAAAACTTGTTTTAAAAAATCAATTTTCATACAAAATATTAAATTGTAAAAAATCTGCTTACAATAAAGAAGCAAATTTTGGATTTACTATGGATGGAATAAATACAAATAATCCAAAAGTTTCTAACTGGAATTTTGAAGAAAACTCAATAGAAACAAAAGCTCCTATAAATCATGGTTTAATGGGAAGAGATACAGTCATTGAGAATGGGACTATTCAATATAATTTCTCACTAAATCATAAAGAGCAATTATGGGCTCAACCTGTTGCTAAATTATACGAAGATGCAAAAAATTCCCAATGGAATGCAACTTCTGATATTTTATGGAATGAAATTCCTACTTTTGAACCAAAATTTGAACAAGCTATTTGTCAAATAATGACTTATTTAATTGAAAATGAATTCTCAGCATTATATATTCCTGGAAAATTTATTTCACAAATGAATCCATATTATATGGAAATTCCCCTATTTTTAGGTTCTTTAATGAACGATGAAGCAAGACATATAGAAGTTTTTACAAAAAGAGTTAATGCAAATTCAGGAGGAATACAATACTCTTCAAATGTAACTCAAAGATCATTGTATTCACTTTTTATGGAACAAGACTACGTAAAATCTTCTTTTTTACTTCATGTTATGGGAGAAGGAACATTTATTGATTTACTTAAATTTCTTGAAAATTATATGCCTGATAATGCTACAAAAAAGATTTTAAAATATGTTAGACAAGATGAAACAAGGCATGTGGCTTATGGAATGGCTCATTTAAAATCTGTTTTAGAACAAAATCCAAAAAAAATAAATATGCTAAAAGATACTGCTTTTAAAAGAAAAGAATTTATGGATGAACTAAATGGTGAATCTACTCTTCTTTTAGAAGCACTTGCAACATTAGCTGGAGGAGATTGTTCTATTTCAAGTTATAAAAAAGGTTACGATGCTGTTGTTGACTTAAAAAGTAGAATGGATAAAAATAGAGTAAAAAGATTAATAGAAATTGGAATAGATGAAGATTTAGCAATTGATATTTCTAAAGTACATACACCAAATTTTATGTGA
- a CDS encoding DUF2721 domain-containing protein: MLTMIEASSVNSVSQLIQLSVAPVFLLAGVAGLLNVFTGRLSRIIDKVDKLDKYEDENQKLLKDEETLLKVKERRKFLTKRMKNTNLAILFGTCTGLLIAMVIVTMFLSAIFQFKDSLLIVILFIAAMLCLISSLILFLREIFYTTTFIKSKKTYIP; encoded by the coding sequence ATGTTAACAATGATAGAAGCAAGTAGTGTAAATAGTGTTTCTCAACTAATTCAACTCTCAGTTGCACCTGTATTTTTACTTGCAGGTGTTGCTGGATTATTAAATGTTTTTACAGGAAGACTTTCACGGATTATTGACAAAGTTGATAAATTAGATAAATATGAAGATGAAAATCAAAAACTTTTAAAAGATGAAGAAACTCTTTTAAAAGTCAAAGAACGAAGAAAATTTCTTACAAAAAGAATGAAAAATACAAACCTTGCTATACTATTTGGTACATGCACTGGTTTATTAATTGCAATGGTGATAGTAACTATGTTTTTAAGTGCAATATTTCAATTTAAAGACTCGTTATTGATTGTTATTTTATTTATTGCTGCAATGCTTTGTTTGATTAGCTCGTTAATTCTCTTTTTAAGAGAAATTTTTTATACAACTACTTTTATAAAAAGTAAAAAAACTTATATCCCTTGA
- a CDS encoding DUF302 domain-containing protein: MQYMEVTNKSVQEVIDCLKEISSKYKFGIQHIHNITETLKSKGIELGNECQIVDICNPIIAQKLLSEDMSLSIIMPCKISVYTQDGETIIAMNSLVQLVDDINPDLIEIAQEAQELLLEIIDEIK; encoded by the coding sequence ATGCAATATATGGAAGTTACAAACAAAAGTGTTCAAGAAGTTATAGATTGTTTAAAGGAAATATCTTCAAAGTATAAATTTGGAATTCAACATATTCATAATATAACTGAAACTTTAAAATCAAAAGGGATTGAATTAGGAAATGAGTGTCAAATTGTTGATATTTGTAATCCAATAATTGCACAAAAACTTTTAAGTGAAGATATGTCACTTTCAATTATCATGCCTTGTAAAATCTCTGTTTATACCCAAGATGGTGAAACAATAATAGCTATGAATTCTTTAGTTCAATTAGTAGATGATATAAACCCTGATTTAATAGAAATTGCGCAAGAAGCACAAGAACTATTATTAGAAATCATTGATGAAATAAAATAA
- a CDS encoding YcaO-like family protein — translation MNLLSKNSPVEQSINKMKAVLKDVGCEASFSQEKHPLENCFSVNLASNEAPNHIYSNGKGTISDASIASAYGEYIERLQTNNFFIDFHLPNRKYYPDEVAFDFGGDYLNPELKKIYSADGELEDKDLVDFNSDYMDKIVALPFIKESTKEKTYIPINILSNLFVSNGLATGNTANEAKVQALSEIFERYAKIAIIKEGYALPQFPEEVVKSFPKVYKDAQTLRDLGYIIEILDASLGGVFPVTAISLINTKNNTLFVSFGAHPILEVSLERTMTELMQGRDLTNLDAFEIPTFDMSLVADSFNLEAHFIDSNGKLGFPFLSAKKSFEYAPWKYEGNGSDDEYAFLLDILNSQNREMYVREYTYLDFYSCQMIVPNFSEVYPLDDMVYNNKNNGKLIRDMVLNFEKYDTNEILDTLDSLDDSLNMQLYIGVIFEENFTMGDFKAQMLLLLEEYNDALEILEFGNNKFGHLVAQLIRMQNDELVWEEYETALNNVYGKEKIQKAVDVLEGNGFLINRTLHKDYYNMLSMFDKLEVKKLAFYKN, via the coding sequence ATGAATTTATTATCAAAAAATAGCCCCGTAGAACAATCAATTAATAAAATGAAAGCTGTATTAAAAGATGTTGGTTGTGAAGCCTCATTTTCACAAGAAAAACACCCTTTAGAAAACTGCTTCTCAGTAAACTTAGCTTCAAATGAAGCACCAAATCATATCTATTCAAATGGAAAAGGAACAATCTCAGACGCTTCAATAGCAAGTGCTTATGGAGAATACATCGAAAGATTACAAACTAACAACTTTTTTATAGATTTCCATTTACCAAATAGAAAATATTATCCAGATGAAGTTGCTTTTGATTTTGGAGGAGATTATTTAAATCCTGAATTAAAAAAGATTTATAGTGCAGATGGTGAACTTGAAGATAAAGATTTAGTAGATTTCAATAGCGATTACATGGACAAAATCGTAGCTTTACCATTCATCAAAGAATCAACAAAAGAAAAAACATATATCCCAATAAATATTTTAAGTAATCTTTTTGTAAGTAACGGACTTGCAACTGGAAACACAGCAAATGAAGCAAAAGTTCAAGCATTAAGTGAAATCTTTGAAAGATACGCAAAAATTGCAATTATCAAAGAAGGTTATGCACTTCCACAGTTTCCAGAAGAAGTTGTAAAATCATTTCCAAAAGTTTACAAAGATGCTCAAACTTTAAGGGATTTAGGTTACATAATCGAGATTTTAGATGCATCTTTAGGTGGAGTTTTCCCTGTAACTGCAATTTCACTTATAAACACTAAAAACAATACTTTATTTGTATCTTTTGGAGCGCACCCTATTTTAGAAGTAAGTCTTGAGCGAACTATGACTGAACTTATGCAAGGAAGAGATTTAACAAATCTTGATGCCTTTGAAATTCCTACTTTTGATATGAGTTTAGTAGCTGATAGTTTTAACTTAGAAGCTCACTTTATTGATTCAAATGGAAAATTAGGTTTCCCATTTTTAAGTGCTAAAAAAAGTTTTGAATATGCTCCTTGGAAATATGAAGGGAATGGAAGTGATGATGAATACGCATTTTTACTTGATATTTTAAACTCTCAAAATAGAGAAATGTATGTAAGAGAATATACATATTTAGACTTTTATTCTTGTCAAATGATTGTTCCAAATTTCTCAGAAGTTTATCCACTTGATGATATGGTTTACAACAACAAAAACAATGGAAAACTTATCCGAGATATGGTTTTAAACTTTGAAAAATACGATACAAACGAAATTTTAGACACTCTTGATAGTTTAGATGATTCTTTAAATATGCAACTTTATATTGGTGTTATTTTTGAAGAAAACTTCACAATGGGAGATTTTAAAGCTCAAATGTTACTTCTTTTAGAAGAGTATAATGATGCTTTAGAGATTTTAGAGTTTGGAAATAATAAATTTGGTCATTTAGTAGCTCAATTAATCAGAATGCAAAATGATGAACTTGTATGGGAAGAGTATGAAACAGCTTTAAATAATGTTTATGGAAAAGAAAAAATCCAAAAAGCAGTTGATGTTCTTGAAGGTAATGGCTTTTTAATAAATAGAACTTTACATAAAGATTATTACAATATGTTATCAATGTTTGATAAACTTGAAGTTAAAAAATTGGCTTTTTATAAAAATTAA
- a CDS encoding TerC family protein: MELQTVGEPWMLGVFFIVVIVMIFVDMFMLGRKGDTKVSTKEALIWSVVWITIAMLFNLWLYFYLSGKYNEDIATQKSLEFLTGYILEKSLAVDNLFVFVMLFAYFKVPEIYQKRVLVYGIFGALILRSIMIVVGATLVSQFHWILYIFGAFLLFSGIKMFTAGEDSGDIENNFIIKFLRKNFKITDNYHGEKFFVKIDGKTWITPLFVVLIFIEVTDLIFAVDSIPAIFAVTTDPFIVYTSNIFAILGLRALYFILADMSDRFELLKYGLAVILIFIGIKLLILEFYKIPILLSLGFVIGVLAISIIASIKKTSKKI; this comes from the coding sequence ATGGAACTTCAAACAGTTGGTGAGCCATGGATGCTAGGAGTTTTTTTTATAGTAGTAATCGTAATGATATTTGTAGATATGTTTATGCTAGGTCGCAAAGGAGATACTAAAGTATCTACAAAAGAGGCGCTTATATGGTCTGTTGTTTGGATTACTATAGCGATGTTATTTAATTTGTGGCTCTATTTTTATTTAAGTGGCAAATATAATGAAGATATAGCAACCCAAAAAAGTCTTGAATTTTTGACAGGTTATATTTTAGAAAAGTCACTAGCTGTTGATAATCTTTTTGTATTTGTTATGTTATTTGCATACTTTAAAGTGCCCGAAATCTATCAAAAAAGAGTACTAGTATATGGTATTTTTGGTGCTTTGATTTTGAGATCTATTATGATTGTTGTTGGTGCAACTTTAGTTAGCCAATTTCATTGGATTTTGTATATATTTGGTGCTTTCTTACTATTTTCTGGGATTAAGATGTTCACAGCTGGTGAGGATAGTGGTGATATAGAAAATAATTTTATTATAAAGTTTTTGAGAAAAAATTTTAAAATAACAGATAATTACCATGGTGAGAAATTCTTTGTAAAAATAGATGGTAAAACATGGATTACACCTCTTTTTGTTGTTTTGATATTCATAGAGGTTACAGATCTTATTTTTGCAGTAGATAGTATTCCAGCTATTTTCGCAGTGACTACAGATCCTTTTATAGTTTATACATCAAATATTTTTGCTATTTTGGGTCTAAGGGCATTATATTTTATTTTAGCTGATATGTCTGATAGGTTTGAACTACTTAAATATGGTTTGGCTGTTATACTTATATTTATAGGGATAAAACTTCTTATTCTGGAGTTTTACAAGATACCAATACTATTGTCACTTGGATTTGTAATAGGTGTTTTAGCAATATCTATTATAGCTAGCATCAAAAAAACAAGTAAAAAAATATAA
- a CDS encoding diacylglycerol kinase produces the protein MKNKFLDTGENGYHPLRKFKIILSGLRYAVIYDFSVMYKIIISILIFIPVVMFKEWLDASLIILATGVMLAAEMFNSAIEAICDFMETRHNEKIKIIKDIAASATGVTIFVWIVVICIEAIEIVKIF, from the coding sequence ATGAAAAATAAATTTCTAGATACAGGGGAGAATGGATACCACCCTTTACGAAAATTTAAAATTATACTTTCAGGATTAAGATATGCCGTTATATATGATTTTAGTGTTATGTATAAAATTATCATCTCAATTTTGATATTTATACCAGTAGTTATGTTTAAAGAATGGCTTGATGCATCATTGATTATTTTAGCTACTGGTGTAATGCTTGCAGCAGAGATGTTTAATAGTGCCATAGAAGCAATTTGTGATTTTATGGAAACTCGTCATAATGAAAAGATTAAAATTATAAAAGATATAGCAGCATCAGCTACTGGGGTTACTATTTTTGTATGGATAGTTGTTATCTGTATAGAGGCAATAGAAATAGTAAAAATATTTTAA
- a CDS encoding phosphatase PAP2 family protein — protein MVLFFREGSLKSILLSSILLLIATTVASSRIYLQVHFPSDVIAGFFVAIICCFTALLTIKSNQK, from the coding sequence ATGGTACTTTTTTTTAGAGAAGGTTCATTAAAGAGTATTTTATTAAGCAGCATATTATTACTTATCGCTACAACTGTAGCTTCTTCCCGTATTTATTTACAAGTTCATTTTCCTAGCGATGTAATAGCTGGATTTTTTGTTGCAATTATATGCTGTTTTACTGCTTTATTAACTATAAAATCAAATCAGAAGTAA